A single region of the Kineosporiaceae bacterium SCSIO 59966 genome encodes:
- a CDS encoding IS110 family transposase: MGNGTGLTRGDRRRNERRARLRAAVPASAAVVGVDLGEDTQMVVVTDRDCRVLARRVFKGKAWELGPVLDWAVEQAARAGFTAVTLACEPTGSRWMAVQDAAFERDLLVVCVQPLAAARAREEEDYTRDKSDYKDAVLIARLAGELRCYVPERVEEQWAVLRHLGRRRGELITRSTRAVLQLRDLLAVGWPTVLTAASKPFESMTWQASVAVVLDRCNGDPARLRRMGLARFTDAVRRELPRWGGRKIRRRIVEGVFAALNDTTGAVARQRAGALKRAAWAVDDLRAARAQQQTVEQEMLTAVDALGLSDPLASIPGLSLPAAAQILAEAGDPTRFDSARSLVKHAGLNPVENTSATFRGRTRTSKRGRPGLRLAAWRATWTVIRHNPVLAARHAHLTSRQHNRLTRAQAHVACATTLLRWIYAVTTTGQRWDPRIAAGPTTEAPMAA, encoded by the coding sequence ATGGGTAATGGTACGGGTTTGACTCGGGGTGATCGGCGGCGTAACGAGCGGCGGGCCCGGCTGCGTGCGGCGGTGCCGGCGTCGGCTGCGGTGGTGGGGGTTGATCTGGGGGAGGACACCCAGATGGTGGTGGTCACTGACCGGGACTGCCGGGTACTGGCCCGGCGGGTGTTCAAGGGCAAGGCGTGGGAGCTGGGGCCGGTCCTGGACTGGGCGGTGGAGCAGGCTGCGCGGGCCGGGTTCACGGCGGTGACGTTGGCGTGTGAGCCGACCGGGTCACGGTGGATGGCGGTGCAGGACGCCGCCTTCGAGCGGGACCTGCTGGTGGTGTGTGTGCAGCCGCTGGCCGCGGCCCGGGCCCGGGAGGAGGAGGACTACACCCGGGACAAGTCCGACTACAAGGATGCGGTGCTGATCGCCCGGTTGGCCGGTGAGCTGCGCTGCTACGTCCCCGAACGTGTGGAGGAGCAGTGGGCGGTGCTGCGGCACCTCGGTCGCCGTCGTGGTGAGCTGATCACCCGGTCGACCCGGGCGGTGCTGCAGCTGCGTGACCTGCTCGCGGTGGGCTGGCCCACGGTCCTGACGGCGGCGAGCAAGCCGTTCGAGTCGATGACCTGGCAGGCGTCGGTGGCGGTGGTGCTGGACCGCTGCAACGGTGACCCGGCCCGGCTGCGGCGGATGGGCCTGGCCCGGTTCACCGACGCGGTGCGCCGTGAGCTGCCTCGCTGGGGTGGGCGCAAGATCCGCCGCCGGATCGTCGAGGGCGTGTTCGCCGCCCTCAACGACACCACCGGCGCGGTGGCCCGCCAACGCGCCGGGGCGCTCAAACGCGCCGCCTGGGCGGTGGATGACCTGCGCGCCGCCCGCGCCCAGCAGCAGACCGTCGAGCAGGAGATGCTCACCGCCGTGGACGCCCTGGGCCTGAGCGACCCGCTGGCCTCGATCCCCGGGCTGTCCCTGCCGGCTGCCGCGCAGATCCTCGCCGAGGCCGGTGACCCGACCCGCTTCGACAGCGCACGGTCCCTGGTCAAGCACGCCGGGCTGAACCCGGTGGAGAACACCTCGGCCACCTTCCGCGGCCGCACCCGCACCTCCAAACGCGGCCGCCCCGGGCTGCGGCTGGCCGCCTGGCGTGCCACCTGGACGGTGATCCGGCACAACCCGGTCCTGGCCGCCCGCCACGCCCACCTGACCAGCCGCCAGCACAACCGGCTCACCCGCGCACAGGCCCACGTGGCCTGCGCCACGACCCTGCTGCGCTGGATCTACGCCGTCACCACCACCGGGCAGCGCTGGGACCCCCGGATCGCCGCCGGCCCCACCACCGAGGCCCCCATGGCCGCCTGA